The Rubricoccus marinus nucleotide sequence TCCTCCTCGGAGTCGACCGGTTCGCGGACGCCATCGAGCAGTTCGAGGCCGCATCGATGATGGAGGACGACAACGCCGACGCGTTCTACAACCTCGGCGTGGCTCGCCTCCGCGAGGCCGGACGGATCGAGACGGAAGCCGGCGCGCTGGACCTCAGCGAGCAGGACACCTACGACTCGATGATCGCCCAGCGTGACGAGCTGATCGAGGGCTCCCTCTCGGCGCTCACCACCGCGCGCGACCTCGCCGACGGCGCCACGCGCCCGACGGTTTGCCGCACGCTCGTGACGATCTACAACTCGCTCGGCCGCGCCGACGATGCGACAAGCGCCCAGGCCTGCGCTGACGGTGGCATGTAAGGCCGCCGGTCTTGTGGGGCCTCTGGCGCCACAAGTCTGACTCTCTCTAGCGGGGGGCGTGGTTCGCTGCGCCCCCCGTTTTGTTGGCCTCTGGCGGGACGAGTCTCGCCAAGCCCCCATCTCCCCGGTCTCTCGCGCGACGCCAGAGGCCACCCTTTGACCCCATTGCCTGCCGGCGCTTGCCGCGGACCGGATCCGCGCGCGCTAGAGGCTCCCATCATGGCTCACATCCCCGACGCCCGCTTCGGCACCCTCGCCGTCCACGCTGGCCAAACCCCCGACCCCTCCACCGGCGCCATCATGACGCCGATCTACCAAACGAGCACGTACGTCCAGGAAGCGCCCGACGTGCATCAGGGCTACGACTACGCCCGCGTGGGCAACCCGACGCGGACCGCTCTCGAAGGCAACCTCGCCGCGCTCGAAGGCGCCGAGCACGGCATCTGCTTCGCCTCTGGCGTGGCCGCCATCGATGCGATCCTGAAATGCCTCAAGCCAGGCGATCACATCGTCTCGACGGACGACCTCTATGGGGGCACGTACCGACTCATGACGCAGGTGTACGAGCCGTGGGGATTGGACTTCACCTTCGCCAACCTCAGCGACCCGGCCGACGTGGACGCCGTGTTCACGGACAAGACCAAGCTGCTCTGGATCGAGACGCCGACGAACCCGCTGCTGCGCGTGTTCGACATCGCGGCGCTGGCCGAGCGCGCCCGCGCCAGAGGCGTGACCGTCGTGGTGGACAACACGTTTGCGAGCCCGTACCTCCAGCAGCCTTTGGCGCTGGGCGCGGACCTCGTGCTGCACTCAACGACGAAGTACCTCGGCGGCCACTCCGATGTGGTCGGTGGTGCGGTCCTGACGAGCGACGATGACTGGGCAGAGCGGCTCCGCTTTCTCATCAAGTCCGCCGGTGCGGTCCCCGGGCCGATGGATTGCTTCCTGCTCCTCCGCGCGACCAAGACGCTGCATCTCCGCCTGGAGCGCCACTGCGACAACGCCGAGGCTGTCGCGAGCTTTCTCAAAGACCACCCGAAGGTGGGCCACGTCCGCTACCCCGGTTTCGAGGACCACCCCGGCCACGAGGTCGCGGCAAAGCAGATGCGGCGCTTCGGCGGCATGGTCTCGTTCACGCTCGCCGACGACACCATCGACACGGCCGTCAGCTTTATGCAGGCGACGCGTGTGTTCGCGCTCGCCGAGAGCCTTGGTGGCGTGGAAAGCCTCGTCTCGCACCCCGCGAGCATGACGCACGGCTCCATCCCGGCGGACGTGCGCCGTAAAGCCGGTTTGCCAGACTCCCTGATCCGCCTCAGCGTGGGCGTGGAGGACGTCGAGGACATCCTCGCCGACCTCTCCCAGGCACTCGACTCCATTACCATTGCCGCCTCGCCAGAGGCCGAGGTGGAGGCTGCCTGAGCCCTTAGTGCGGACGCCCCGGGCCTCTGGCGCCAGAGGCCTTAGGCCTGGTAGCGTTCGAGCGTAAAGTTCTCCCCGAGGTACCGGCGGCGGACTTCCTCGTTCGCGGCTAACTCCTCCGCCGTCCCCTCTATAAAGATCTCGCCGTCGTAGAGGAGGTACGCGCGGTCCGTGATGGCGAGCGTCTCGTGGACGTTGTGGTCCGTGATGAGCACGCCGATGCCTTTGTCGCGCAAGCCGCTTACGATGCGCATAATATCCTCGACGGCAATGGGGTCGACGCCCGCGAAGGGCTCATCGAGGAGCAGAAACTTGGGCTCGGTCGCGAGCGCGCGCGCGATCTCGGTCCGTCGCCGCTCACCGCCACTCAGTTGGTAGCCCTTGCTCCGCCGGACGGTCTCCAACCCGAACTCGCCGATCAGCCGCTCCACGCGCTCGTTCTTCTCCGCCTTCGCCAGAGGCTGAAAATCGAGGACCGCGCGCAGGTTGTCCTCTACGCTGAGCTGCGCGAAGATGCTGGCCTCTTGCGCGAGATAACCGATGCCGAGGCGCGCGCGCTTGTACATCGGCATGCGCGTGAGGCGCGTCTCCTTCTCGCCCTCGCGGCCCAGGAACACGTCGCCCGCGTCCGGCCGCACCATCCCAACGGTCATGTAGAACGTCGTCGTTTTGCCCGCGCCGTTGGGGCCGAGCAAGCCCACGCACGCGCCCTGCTGCACGCGCAGCGAGACGCCGTCCACGACGGTGCGGCGGCGGTAGCGCTTGACGAGGCCTTCGGAGCGGAGGACGAGGGGTGCTTCCATGCGCGCAACCTACTCCGCGTCCTCGGCGCTGGTCTCCACCTCCGCGCTCGCCTCTGGCGCCAGAGGCGCCGGCTCGGTCTCGCCAGAGTCCTCGGCGGGCGGTGCGTCGGCCGGGAGCGTCTCTGGCGGCGCGTTCCAGTCCGGGTGCGAGAGGAGCCAGGCGGCTTCCCAACCCGTGAGAAGCGCTTCGCGCGTGGGCTGCTCCTCTGGCGTGAACGTGAAGCCGGGGAGTTGGACCGCTGGCACGAGCGCGCCGGGGTACAGCGTGCCCTCGATGCCCGCCGTGACGCGCTTGCCGTCCAGCCGGCGGATCTCGCCTCCGGCGTCGAAGCGGAAGACGAGGCTGTCCGAGCCCAGGCGGATCGCACTGTCCAGCAGGCCGTCCGACGTGGCTTGATACACCATTGCCTCGGCGGCAGTGGAGACGTGCAGGCGGCGCAACTGATCGTCCAGCACGATGCCGAGCATCCGCCCGCCCGCGAGCTGCTGCACGCGCCCGAGCGTGGAATCCAGCTTGCCCGCGAACGCCCGGGTGCGGGCGAACACCGAATCGCGCAGGGCGCCGGAGACGATCCAGAGCGAGTCCGCGGTGAGCTGCGATCCCCGCAGCCACACCGTCGGCCGCTCGTCGCCAGAGGCCCCTGCCGCCTCTGGCGCAGGCCCCGCATAGCCGCCGATAAGGTCTAGCCGGTCGCGCGGTGGCGTGGCGTCGAGCGTGTCAACTGGGGCTGTGCGGACGAACACCGCTGAGTCGGCCGCGGCGCCGAGGCCCTCGCGCCAGAGTCGCGCGCCGCCTCTGGCGACGAGCCGCTCGGTTCGCGTCTCCCCCTCCGTCTCGCGGGCAGCGCGCACGCCAGAGGCCCGCACGAGCGTGGTGTCCACGCGGCCCTCGGCGTCCTGCTCCAGGCTCGCGAGGAGCACGAGGCCGTCTCCCGCCGTCATTTCGGCGGTCTCCGCCTGCCCGTCGTAGATCAACGCGGAGCCGAAGAGCACGAACCGGCGGAGGCTGTCCTCTGGCGCCTCCCCGCCGAGCCTGTCCAGGACCACCTGCCCGAAGGCGCGCGCGCGCTCGGTCCGGCGGAAGTAGACGAGGGAATCCGCATCCAGCCGGTCTCGCTCGCGCACCAGCCGGACCGTCCCCACCACGTCGGCGCGCTGGGCGCGGGCGGCGTACGTGCCTCTGGCGGCGGTGAGCACGCCAGAGGAGTCCGTGATCGCCAGAGGCCCCGTCAGCGTTGCGAAGCGTCGCTCGGTCTCGTACGTGCCGCTCGGGGAGGTGATCTCGGCGCCGTCCTGGAGGATGCGGCCGCCGCCGGAGAAGGCGGCGCGCTTGTCGCGCGAGTTGTAGGTCACCTCTGGCGCGAAAAGCACGCCCCCATCGGCTCCGATTCGGACATCCCCTTTGGCGACAGCAAGCTTGGTCTGCGCGTCGTACTCCACGTCCCGGGCCGTGAGGGTATCATCTCCCGCGACGATGCGCACCCG carries:
- the lptB gene encoding LPS export ABC transporter ATP-binding protein, whose product is MEAPLVLRSEGLVKRYRRRTVVDGVSLRVQQGACVGLLGPNGAGKTTTFYMTVGMVRPDAGDVFLGREGEKETRLTRMPMYKRARLGIGYLAQEASIFAQLSVEDNLRAVLDFQPLAKAEKNERVERLIGEFGLETVRRSKGYQLSGGERRRTEIARALATEPKFLLLDEPFAGVDPIAVEDIMRIVSGLRDKGIGVLITDHNVHETLAITDRAYLLYDGEIFIEGTAEELAANEEVRRRYLGENFTLERYQA
- a CDS encoding cystathionine gamma-synthase encodes the protein MAHIPDARFGTLAVHAGQTPDPSTGAIMTPIYQTSTYVQEAPDVHQGYDYARVGNPTRTALEGNLAALEGAEHGICFASGVAAIDAILKCLKPGDHIVSTDDLYGGTYRLMTQVYEPWGLDFTFANLSDPADVDAVFTDKTKLLWIETPTNPLLRVFDIAALAERARARGVTVVVDNTFASPYLQQPLALGADLVLHSTTKYLGGHSDVVGGAVLTSDDDWAERLRFLIKSAGAVPGPMDCFLLLRATKTLHLRLERHCDNAEAVASFLKDHPKVGHVRYPGFEDHPGHEVAAKQMRRFGGMVSFTLADDTIDTAVSFMQATRVFALAESLGGVESLVSHPASMTHGSIPADVRRKAGLPDSLIRLSVGVEDVEDILADLSQALDSITIAASPEAEVEAA
- a CDS encoding OstA-like protein, with amino-acid sequence MMHWTMETGGLWRNRWASGARGLAVLLALLVSALAPEAQTRTIEVLSADQSVSESDSTTGRVERLTGSVELRSDTTTIRADRATLYDRRRVLLSGRVRIVAGDDTLTARDVEYDAQTKLAVAKGDVRIGADGGVLFAPEVTYNSRDKRAAFSGGGRILQDGAEITSPSGTYETERRFATLTGPLAITDSSGVLTAARGTYAARAQRADVVGTVRLVRERDRLDADSLVYFRRTERARAFGQVVLDRLGGEAPEDSLRRFVLFGSALIYDGQAETAEMTAGDGLVLLASLEQDAEGRVDTTLVRASGVRAARETEGETRTERLVARGGARLWREGLGAAADSAVFVRTAPVDTLDATPPRDRLDLIGGYAGPAPEAAGASGDERPTVWLRGSQLTADSLWIVSGALRDSVFARTRAFAGKLDSTLGRVQQLAGGRMLGIVLDDQLRRLHVSTAAEAMVYQATSDGLLDSAIRLGSDSLVFRFDAGGEIRRLDGKRVTAGIEGTLYPGALVPAVQLPGFTFTPEEQPTREALLTGWEAAWLLSHPDWNAPPETLPADAPPAEDSGETEPAPLAPEASAEVETSAEDAE